In Musa acuminata AAA Group cultivar baxijiao chromosome BXJ3-9, Cavendish_Baxijiao_AAA, whole genome shotgun sequence, a single genomic region encodes these proteins:
- the LOC103999204 gene encoding uncharacterized protein LOC103999204: MNNPILGGPLLPGSAAGFDSSVNQLHPHFRSIAAAAPSTAGLDPDHQIGSLFAPSSGTTATSDDEDHFPAPAGDENDHESHSLPASEAGGSKNASPWQRMKWTDEIVRLLISVVAYVGDHDDGALETFDGSSAAKRKHGATLQKKGKWKTVSRLMLEKGCYVSPQQCEDKFNDLNKRYKRLNEILGRGTTCQVVENPLLLDSMHHISPKAKDDVRKILSSKHLFYREMCAYHNGQKMLNCHDVNLQVCPVPKLAPPSSLMEDEEEDEDEGNDIGDHDEWSYELGKKGFESFRVEIDGVLRDTTKSPWEQWEWFKRRALQLEEERVDVEAEALELEKRHFKWQRFRSKKDWELERLRLENDRLRLENECMILQVRQKELELDIRWSRDPLDSSGRRMEGEQVRDPMELVML; this comes from the coding sequence ATGAATAATCCGATTTTGGGCGGTCCCTTGCTCCCAGGATCTGCTGCCGGGTTCGACTCCTCCGTCAATCAGCTCCACCCCCACTTCCGCTCGATCGCCGCCGCTGCGCCGTCAACCGCCGGCCTGGACCCTGACCACCAGATAGGCTCGCTCTTCGCCCCCTCCTCTGGGACCACCGCCACTAGCGACGACGAGGACCACTTCCCGGCTCCCGCTGGCGACGAGAATGACCATGAGTCCCACTCCTTACCCGCTTCCGAAGCCGGCGGGAGCAAAAATGCCTCGCCTTGGCAGCGTATGAAGTGGACCGACGAGATTGTGCGGCTGCTGATCTCGGTGGTGGCATATGTTGGGGATCATGATGACGGTGCTCTGGAAACCTTTGACGGGTCGTCAGCAGCAAAAAGGAAGCACGGGGCCACGCTCCAGAAGAAGGGCAAGTGGAAGACTGTGTCGAGGTTGATGCTCGAGAAAGGTTGCTATGTCTCGCCCCAGCAGTGCGAAGACAAGTTCAATGATCTCAACAAGAGATACAAGCGTCTGAATGAGATCCTTGGACGAGGGACGACCTGTCAAGTTGTCGAGAACCCCCTCCTTCTGGATTCGATGCACCATATCTCTCCAAAGGCTAAGGACGATGTGAGGAAGATCTTGAGCTCGAAGCACCTTTTTTACCGGGAGATGTGCGCCTATCACAATGGGCAGAAGATGCTGAATTGCCATGATGTCAATTTGCAGGTCTGTCCAGTCCCAAAACTCGCCCCTCCCAGTAGTCTTATGGAGGATGAAGAGGAAGACGAGGATGAGGGTAATGACATTGGGGATCATGATGAGTGGAGCTATGAACTGGGAAAAAAGGGCTTTGAGAGCTTCAGGGTTGAGATAGATGGAGTACTTCGGGACACAACAAAGTCACCATGGGAGCAGTGGGAGTGGTTTAAGAGACGTGCATTGCAGCTCGAAGAAGAGAGGGTGGATGTTGAGGCTGAGGCATTGGAACTGGAGAAGCGACACTTCAAGTGGCAGAGGTTCCGGAGCAAGAAGGATTGGGAGCTTGAGAGGTTGAGGCTGGAGAATGACAGATTGAGATTGGAGAACGAGTGCATGATATTACAGGTGAGGCAGAAGGAACTGGAACTGGATATCAGATGGTCTAGAGACCCACTGGATTCTAGTGGTCGAAGGATGGAGGGGGAGCAGGTAAGAGATCCAATGGAGTTAGTGATGTTATAG